One genomic window of Bombus fervidus isolate BK054 chromosome 14, iyBomFerv1, whole genome shotgun sequence includes the following:
- the Nup98-96 gene encoding nuclear pore complex protein Nup98-96 isoform X4, giving the protein MFGQAGNTSFSSFNTPTQSSPFGQSAFGKPITTTSFGSGATPVFGSGNTSLFSSKPAGSTTGGLFGNTTTPPAFTQPSFGGFGTTNTNTNLFGAQQNASTNLFGTNTATSAFGQSNKPAGFGFGTTSGTNLFGQPQQSAQQTTPFGQSSTTGNTNLFGTTPGFGNTNTATTSITGTVVKFSPMITTDSMSKNGISHTISVRHCCIATMKEYESKSYEELRFEDYSVGRKGPSTGIFGAPAQPSPFGNAGAGFGGMSAGFGATTQSGSSGLFGKPISTFGTPSTTTTNNFAFNSTPSTNLFGTNTQNKPFGILSTAAAPTPLFATSNTNQTAGTGFGGINTGQNTAFGSAFGSTQPNQSIGLFNQNKSAFNAPSTSSSTGFSTFGQTPMSNTGTPLFCSKSTGTIGFGVNSTFGSTAPSTFGTAPGFTTGQNTGTSLFNTSFKPAGQTSGFSFGSTSTPSSGLGTNTGLMLGSGSTLFGQQKSGGLFGNSGNNAPFNTSGTFGSSTFGNNTNVGAGIGTGLLGAGNTMNQVKSSGTVPVHQQILALVSAPFGDSPLLKNLLPASGKTEELLKPANTPSKLMNGQQYKVTADNKSPKIKAKVVTPAQLSKKSMFEGLEEEDPLSEAFQPRPNAKRLVLRPKSISNSIVPSPTESSQTGGRNLQSSGKGEEKSPVTNTYIENTTIETVDKENHSQDNNRQLVNDRRSSLSWLKTSLPRNAKNLDEESYEGQRSLFSSPNALSEEMINNTVTELRPYANANSSNQKCSEINSSVDTSLKNSSLVDKTCTDIVTQNSDSSQELDESSFSTLQTSNWKPNAAKVTLKRAGYYTIPPLDKLDEYVRGETCIVPNFTVGREDYGNVYFPESFDIYGLNLDEIVHFRHKEVIIYPDDDKKPPSGEGLNRKAQVTLDQVWPHDKSLHKPITDPHRLAAMDYEEKLRRVSAKHDTRFLEYRPETGSWVFKVDHFSKYGLSDSDEEDNNIPTANDTKRLKLCATQQKCATKQEQSKVVSNKDTSKANDLKTANTDYSDLDTRGLLLEAIVSRRSFRTDQNREKQLPISPTGENARILGTDSHKLQLMKASFFDGSDEEINEAYNQESNRALFLNDRRSSLRCFTNTPQKLDEDQNYEPIYSPMLRSNLAIHRTPTITYEESTLSKTDSKLKRSMDIVPKTSTIYEKGLPDPSITPVTTILRCISEVIPLSKSIIHKLESRSVADIGIQMGRRFKPSWGRGLTLLTLSTKKQADDVPLNNSFEQIGSYVCGRSPEDTTSVGIVQRIQILGGSGTGEERIKTFKESIEGHLKIQLSHRVMNPDGDCLIFDVDTDINKASMALHAHCSLAEEFAEQFTTDSFASYVANVWKLCVALWGNLPDINVATENSEEHSVVIARREAIGEWLRNVIRKTHVLEDTDINYETKILLLLSAFELEEACKLAREMGDHCLALLMAQLCSGMPIKVLTQQQIALWQNAGVDENLSLDRLKLFALVAGEPPSKHCPINVCEGFDWKRALAVHLWYFSSPTASIRDILDIYEASFDTTKTNDVYTSIPKPEYKGNNFELEVNNGKPIYDLCFHLLKLFCTGNHTLGELLNPATHTVDPMDYRLSWLMQQVLLALGYSHLSEHVAILTHVNFATQLEAYDLWHWAIFVMLHLKDAAKRKTAVMNLLQRHVEIDDASDCPDFIERETFLREELGIPSIWIHHAKAVKSYVAKRYGKAAFYFIQAEQWNKAHEIIIEYLAADVIINENYDYLRSLLRPLTPLECSSAISGWTYQGQLLWEYMEITMSVESLLRSADPRGISSKLESLKQRLSNLPSKINQFPCLTAKHRLCQAEIAKRTIHLARSLLQLNENKSTSIYQLVSQLPLPEDYAQQELRFVINMCVNEIIY; this is encoded by the exons ATGTTTGGTCAAGCTGGAAATACATCTTTTA GTAGTTTTAATACACCAACGCAGTCCAGTCCATTTGGGCAATCTGCGTTTGGTAAACCGATCACTACAACAAGTTTTGGTTCTGGTGCTACACCAGTCTTTGGCAGTGGCAATACTTCTCTCTTTAGTTCAAAGCCTGCAGGTTCTACCACTGGTGGATTGTTTGGCAATACTACAACTCCACCTGCATTTACTCAACCATCTTTTGGAG ggtttggtACAACAAATACAAATACCAATTTATTTGGCGCTCAGCAAAATGCAAGTACAAATCTTTTTGGTACAAACACTGCAACGTCAGCATTTGGTCAGTCGAATAAACCAGCTGGATTTGGTTTTGGTACTACATCTGGTACAAATTTATTTGGGCAACCCCAACAATCAGCTCAGCAAACCACACCTTTTGGGCAAAGCAGTACCACtggaaatacaaatttatttggaACAACACCTG GTTTTGGCAATACGAACACAGCAACCACAAGTATAACTGGTACTGTCGTTAAATTTTCTCCTATGATTACTACCGATTCCATGTCCAAGAATGGTATATCTCATACCATATCAGTCAGACATTGTTGTATTGCGACAATGAAAGAATATGAATCAAAATCTTACGAAGAGTTACGTTTCGAAGATTATTCTGTGGGACGAAAAG GACCCAGTACAGGAATCTTTGGTGCACCAGCACAACCTTCACCTTTTGGTAATGCAGGGGCAG gCTTTGGTGGAATGAGCGCTGGTTTTGGAGCAACCACACAGTCTGGCTCAAGTGGTCTATTTGGAAAGCCTATAAGTACTTTTGGTACACCCTCGACAACAACAACAAATAATTTTGCTTTTAATTCTACTCCAAGCACTAATCTGTTTGGTACTAATACCCAGAATAAACCATTTGGTA TTTTATCTACAGCAGCAGCTCCAACCCCACTTTTTGCAACCAGCAATACTAACCAAACTGCTGGTACAGGTTTCGGTGGCATTAATACGGGTCAAAACACTGCTTTCGGCTCCGCATTTGGTTCAACGCAACCGAATCAG AGTATTGGTCTATTTAACCAAAACAAATCAGCTTTTAATGCACCTTCCACATCGTCTAGCACTGGATTTTCCACTTTTGGTCAGACACCAATGAGCAATACGGGTACACCTTTATTCTGTTCTAAATCAACTGGAACGATAGGTTTCGGAGTAAATTCGACTTTCGGTTCGACTGCACCATCGACTTTTGGAACTGCACCAGGTTTCACTACAGGGCAAAATACCGGTACTTCGTTGTTTAATACATCTTTTAAGCCTGCAGGACAAACATCTGGATTTTCTTTTGGTTCAACTTCTACACCATCGTCCGGACTcg gtACAAATACGGGTTTAATGTTGGGTAGTGGCTCTACTTTATTTGGTCAGCAAAAATCAGGCGGTTTGTTCGGGAACAGTGGCAATAATGCACCATTTAATACATCGGGGACGTTTGGATCTTCAACTTTCGGGAATAATACAAATGTAGGAGCGGGTATTGGGACTGGATTACTCGGAGCTGG AAATACTATGAACCAAGTCAAAAGTTCGGGAACTGTGCCGGTGCATCAACAAATTTTAGCCTTGGTGTCTGCACCTTTCGGCGATTCAccgttattaaaaaatcttttaccA GCTTCCGGTAAAACAGAAGAGTTATTAAAACCGGCAAACACGCCATCCAAATTAATGAATGGTCAACAGTATAAGGTTACTGCTGATAATAAGTCTCCGAAAATCAAGGCCAAAGTTGTTACTCCTGCACAATTATCTAAG aaGTCAATGTTCGAAGGTCTTGAAGAGGAAGATCCACTCTCGGAAGCATTTCAGCCTCGTCCAAATGCAAAGCGTTTGGTACTACGTCCGAAATCCATATCGAACTCGATAGTTCCATCGCCTACTGAAAGTTCACAAACTGGAGGGAGAAACTTACAATCTTCCGgaaaaggagaagagaaaTCACCTgtaacaaatacatatattgaaaatacaaCTATCGAAACTGTAGATAAAGAAAATCATAGTCAAGATAATAATCGACAATTAGTAAACGATCGGAGATCATCTTTGTCTTGGTTGAAAACGAGCCTTCCACGAAATGCAAAAAATTTGGACGAAGAATCATACGAGGGTCAACGGTCGCTATTTTCTAGTCCGAACGCATTGTCGGAAGAGATGATAAACAATACTGTTACTGAATTGCGACCTTATGCTAACGCCAATTCATCAAATCAAAAGTGCTCTGAAATTAATTCATCTGTCGATACGTCTTTAAAGAATTCATCTCTCGTTGATAAAACATGTACGGACATTGTGACTCAGAACTCTGATTCGAGTCAAGAATTGGACGAAAGTTCTTTTTCAACGTTACAAACTTCGAACTGGAAACCAAACGCAGCTAAAGTAACGCTGAAACGTGCTGGTTACTATACAATTCCGCCGCTTGATAAATTAGACGAGTATGTTCGTGGTGAAACGTGTATTGTACCAAACTTCACTGTTGGACGTGAAGATTATGGAAATGTGTATTTCCCTGAATCGTTTGATATATATGGCTTGAATTTAGACGAAATCGTACATTTTCGACATAAGGAAGTCATCATTTATCCAGACGATGATAAGAAACCACCTAGCGGAGAAGGATTAAATCGTAAAGCACAAGTTACTTTAGACCAAGTATGGCCACACGATAAATCTCTACATAAGCCTATTACCGACCCCCATCGTTTAGCTGCGATGGattacgaagaaaaattacgAAGAGTGTCAGCGAAACATGATACTAGATTCTTAGAGTATCGACCTGAAACTGGTTCATGGGTTTTTAAG GTAgatcatttttctaaatatggTCTAAGCGATTCAGATgaagaagataataatatcCCTACAGCGAATGACacgaaaagattaaaattatgtGCAACTCAGCAAAAATGTGCAACCAAACAGGAGCAATCAAAAGTAGTTTCA aataaagatacTTCCAAGGCCAATGATTTAAAAACAGCGAATACAGACTATTCAGATTTAGATACACGTGGACTTCTCTTGGAAGCAATTGTCTCACGCCGATCGTTTAGAACAG ATCAGAATCGTGAAAAACAACTACCGATAAGTCCAACTGGTGAGAACGCTCGCATTTTGGGTACAGACAGTCATAAATTGCAATTAATGAAGGCCAGTTTCTTTGATGGCAGCGACGAAGAAATTAACGAGGCTTATAATCAAG AATCGAATCGCGCGTTATTTCTTAACGATCGTAGAAGTTCTTTGCGATGTTTCACCAATACGCCACAAAAATTAGATGAAGATCAGAACTACGAACCAATTTACAGTCCGATGTTACGATCAAATTTGGCAATTCATCGGACGCCAACTATTACTTATGAAGAATCGACCCTTTCAAAGACAG ATTCCAAATTGAAACGCTCGATGGACATCGTTCCTAAGACATCAACGATATATGAAAAAGGTTTACCGGATCCTTCGATAACTCCGGTGACTACAATTCTTCGATGTATTTCTGAAGTGATTCCGTTATCAAAATCTATTATACATAAATTGGAATCTCGTTCCGTTGCTGATATTG GTATACAAATGGGAAGAAGGTTTAAACCAAGCTGGGGACGAGGTTTAACTTTACTTACATTGAGTACGAAGAAACAGGCTGACGATGTAccattaaataattcttttgagCAAATTGGATCTTACGTATGTGGTCGTTCTCCAGAAGATACAACATCCGTTGGGATAGTGCAACGTATACAGATTTTGGGTGGTAGTGGGACCGGTGAAGAACGCATTAAGACATTCAAA GAAAGTATAGAAGGTCATCTAAAAATTCAGCTGTCACATCGTGTAATGAATCCAGATGGAGACTGTCTAATTTTTGACGTAGATACAGATATTAATAAGGCGAGCATGGCTTTACACGCACATTGTAGTTTAGCCGAAGAATTTGCAGAACAGTTTACCACAGATTCCTTTGCTTCCTATGTTGCTAATGTTTGGAAACTCTGTGTAGCTCTTTGGGGAAATTTACCTGATATAAACGTTGCCACAG aaaattcagAAGAACATAGCGTCGTAATTGCGCGGCGAGAGGCAATCGGGGAATGGTTAAGAAACGTTATAAGAAAAACTCACGTGTTGGAGGATACggatattaattatgaaacaaaGATATTGCTTTTACTATCTG CTTTCGAATTAGAAGAGGCGTGTAAACTTGCAAGAGAAATGGGTGATCATTGTTTGGCCTTATTGATGGCGCAGCTGTGCAGTGGAATGCCTATAAAGGTATTAACACAGCAGCAAATTGCATTATGGCAAAATGCCGGTGTTGATGAAAACCTCTCGTTAGATCGACTAAAGCTTTTTGCATTGGTGGCAGGTGAACCACCAAGTAAACATTGTCCAATTAATGTCTGTGAAGGTTTCGATTGGAAGAGAGCGTTAGCTGTTCATTTGTG GTATTTTTCATCTCCGACTGCATCTATAAGAGACATATTAGACATTTACGAGGCCTCCTTCGATACAACCAAGACAAATGACGTTTATACGTCGATACCGAAACCTGAAtataaaggaaataatttcGAACTTGAAGTAAATAATGGGAAACCAATATATGATCTCTGTTTTCATCTTTTAAAGTTATTTTGCACTGGCAATCATACGTTGGGTGAATTATTGAATCCAGCAACGCATACTGTTGATCCAATGGATTACAGACTCAG TTGGCTGATGCAGCAAGTACTTTTAGCTTTGGGTTATTCACATCTTTCGGAACATGTTGCCATTTTGACACATGTTAATTTCGCGACACAATTAGAAGCATATGATCTCTGGCATTGGGCCATATTCGTAATGTTACATTTAAAGGATGCCGCAAAAAGGAAGACTGCGGTAATGAATTTATTGCAACGACATGTCGAAATAGACGATGCTAGTGATTGTCCTGATTTTATCGAGCGAGAAACGTTTCTACGCGAAGAATTGGGTATACCTTCGATTTGGATTCACCATGCGAAAGCCGTGAAAAGTTACGTAGCTAAAAG ATACGGGAAAGCAGCTTTCTATTTCATTCAAGCAGAACAGTGGAATAAGGCgcatgaaattattattgaatatttagcAGCAGATGTtataataaacgaaaattacGATTATCTACGCAGCTTATTGCGTCCACTGACTCCTTTAGAATGCAGTAGCGCTATAAGTGGTTGGACATATCAAGGACAATTACTCTGGGAATATATGGAAATAACTATGAGTGTTGAATCTTTGCTACGTAGTGCCGATCCACGTGGAATAAGTTCTAAATTGGAATCACTAAAACAACGATTGTCAAATCTTCCTTCCAAGATCAATCAATTTCCATGTTTAACTGCGAAACATAG GCTTTGTCAAGCGGAAATTGCAAAGAGAACGATACACTTAGCTAGGAGTTTGTTACAACTGAACGAGAATAAATCTACATCGATATATCAACTGGTATCTCAATTACCATTGCCGGAAGACTATGCACAACAAGAGCTTCGTTTTGTCATTAATATGTGCGTGaacgaaattatatattag